A window from Atribacterota bacterium encodes these proteins:
- a CDS encoding sulfide/dihydroorotate dehydrogenase-like FAD/NAD-binding protein, whose protein sequence is MYRINKKTKLYQDMYSMWIEASEIAKTVQPGQFIILMTKENGERIPLTVADYDQNKGLVQIVFQVVGKTTDELSHFQEGEYLYSFIGPLGHKTEIDFFGTVVVVGGGTGIACIHPIARNLKKAGNRVIAIIGARTKELIIMEKELRAVSDELIITTDDGSYGRKGFVTDALKEKLDQDTSIKKIWTIGPPIMMKVTTELTKSYPVDTIVSLNTIMVDGTGMCGSCRVSIGGETKFVCTDGPEFDGQLVNWEEFMHRIYRYKKEEKESWQHFKDQNECRCKEN, encoded by the coding sequence ATGTATCGTATTAATAAGAAAACAAAATTATACCAGGATATGTACAGCATGTGGATAGAAGCGTCAGAAATTGCAAAAACAGTGCAGCCCGGTCAGTTTATTATTTTGATGACTAAAGAAAATGGCGAAAGAATACCCCTAACCGTTGCTGATTATGACCAAAATAAGGGATTAGTGCAAATTGTTTTTCAGGTAGTTGGCAAAACAACAGATGAATTATCCCATTTTCAGGAAGGAGAATATTTATATTCCTTTATTGGTCCTTTAGGTCATAAAACAGAAATAGATTTTTTTGGTACGGTTGTAGTAGTAGGAGGGGGAACTGGTATAGCATGTATTCACCCCATAGCACGTAACTTAAAAAAGGCTGGTAACAGAGTAATTGCTATCATTGGAGCCAGAACCAAAGAATTAATTATTATGGAAAAGGAATTGAGAGCAGTATCAGATGAATTAATTATTACTACTGATGATGGCAGTTATGGAAGAAAGGGATTTGTTACAGATGCTTTAAAAGAGAAACTCGATCAGGATACTTCTATCAAAAAAATATGGACTATTGGACCACCCATTATGATGAAAGTAACCACTGAACTGACCAAGTCATATCCAGTTGATACCATTGTCAGTCTTAATACTATTATGGTTGATGGAACAGGTATGTGCGGTTCCTGTCGAGTTTCTATTGGAGGAGAAACAAAATTTGTCTGTACTGATGGTCCTGAGTTTGATGGTCAATTAGTCAACTGGGAAGAATTTATGCATAGAATCTATCGTTATAAAAAAGAAGAAAAAGAATCATGGCAACATTTTAAGGATCAAAATGAATGCAGGTGTAAGGAGAATTGA